One genomic region from Shewanella aestuarii encodes:
- a CDS encoding OsmC domain/YcaO domain-containing protein, which yields MEIKVNFLENLRLEAKFDDFTVTADQPIRYKGDGSAPSPFDYFLASSALCAAYFIKVYCKARDIPTENIRLSQNNIVDPEDRYNQIFQIQVELPEDISDKDKQGILRSIDRCTVKKVVQTGPEFKIETVDNLAADANAMLMGQPDSHASTFILGKDLPLEQTIANMTGMLADLGMKIEISSWRNIVPNVWSLHIRDAASPMCFTNGKGATKESALCSALGEFIERLNCNFFYNDQFFGDEIANSEFVHYPNEKWFELEDDDSLPTGILDEYCLEIYNPDGELCGSHLIDTNSGNIERGICTIPYVRQSDGETVYIPSNLIENLFLSNGMSAGNNLEEAKVQCLSEIFERAVKRQIIEQELVLPDVPMTVLEKFPNILAGIQGLEAQGFPVVVKDASLGGQFPVMCVTLMNPRTGGVFASFGAHPSFEVALERSLTELLQGRSFEGLNDVPKPTFNSMTVTEPENFVEHFIDSTGVISWRFFSSKADYEFCEWDFSGTSEQEAASLFGILETMGKEVYVAEFTGLGASVCRILVPEYSEVYPVDDLIWDNTNKALDYREDILNLHSLSDDELADLVERLEESQLDNYTDIKTLIGIVFDDNTVWGQLTIIELKILIYLALGQLEDAVDLVDAYLQYNDNTVQRGLFYQAVSAVLEVTLDEDLALEHFMTNFSRMFGEEVINAAVGSVSGNVRFYGLTKTSTKLEGIEPHLRLIESYKKLHHARAKAVV from the coding sequence ATGGAAATAAAAGTTAACTTTCTTGAAAACCTCAGACTTGAAGCCAAGTTTGATGACTTTACTGTGACAGCAGATCAACCTATCCGTTATAAAGGTGATGGTTCTGCACCCAGTCCTTTTGATTACTTTTTAGCGTCATCAGCGCTTTGCGCAGCCTATTTTATTAAGGTGTATTGTAAAGCGCGTGATATTCCAACTGAAAATATTCGTTTGTCACAAAACAATATTGTTGATCCTGAAGATCGTTACAACCAAATTTTTCAAATACAAGTTGAATTACCGGAAGACATTTCTGATAAAGACAAACAGGGCATTTTACGTTCAATAGACCGTTGCACCGTAAAAAAAGTGGTACAGACTGGCCCTGAATTTAAAATTGAAACCGTTGATAATTTAGCCGCTGACGCCAATGCAATGCTTATGGGGCAGCCTGATAGTCATGCTAGCACATTCATTTTAGGTAAAGATTTACCGCTTGAGCAGACAATAGCCAATATGACAGGCATGTTAGCTGATTTAGGCATGAAAATTGAGATATCCTCATGGCGCAACATCGTACCGAATGTGTGGTCACTACATATCCGTGATGCCGCATCACCTATGTGTTTTACTAATGGCAAAGGTGCGACTAAAGAAAGCGCGCTTTGTTCAGCGTTAGGAGAGTTTATAGAACGTTTAAATTGTAATTTCTTTTATAACGATCAATTTTTTGGCGATGAGATTGCTAACAGCGAATTTGTTCATTACCCGAATGAAAAATGGTTTGAACTGGAAGATGATGATTCATTACCAACAGGAATTTTGGATGAGTATTGCCTAGAAATATACAATCCAGATGGAGAACTGTGTGGCTCACACTTAATCGATACTAACTCAGGTAATATTGAGCGCGGTATTTGTACTATCCCGTATGTTCGTCAGTCTGATGGTGAAACGGTTTATATTCCGTCTAACTTGATTGAAAACTTATTTTTAAGCAACGGCATGAGTGCGGGTAATAACCTTGAAGAAGCCAAGGTGCAATGTTTATCAGAAATCTTTGAACGTGCAGTTAAACGCCAAATTATTGAGCAAGAACTGGTTCTGCCAGATGTGCCAATGACAGTGCTTGAGAAATTCCCGAATATTTTAGCGGGTATCCAAGGTCTAGAAGCTCAAGGCTTCCCTGTTGTTGTTAAAGATGCTTCTTTAGGTGGCCAATTCCCAGTAATGTGTGTCACCTTGATGAACCCAAGAACCGGCGGTGTATTTGCTTCTTTTGGTGCTCATCCAAGTTTTGAGGTGGCTTTAGAGCGCAGTTTAACGGAATTACTACAAGGGCGAAGTTTTGAAGGTTTAAATGACGTGCCTAAGCCAACCTTTAACAGCATGACAGTTACCGAGCCGGAAAACTTTGTGGAACACTTTATCGATTCAACAGGGGTGATCTCTTGGCGTTTCTTTAGTAGCAAAGCCGACTACGAGTTTTGTGAGTGGGATTTTTCGGGCACAAGTGAACAAGAAGCTGCCAGCTTATTTGGCATTTTGGAAACCATGGGCAAAGAAGTATATGTGGCAGAGTTTACTGGTTTAGGTGCCTCAGTTTGCCGTATTTTAGTACCTGAATATTCTGAAGTGTATCCTGTTGATGATTTGATTTGGGATAACACTAATAAAGCCTTAGATTATCGTGAAGACATTTTAAATCTGCATTCTTTATCAGATGATGAACTCGCTGATTTGGTTGAGCGTTTAGAAGAAAGTCAGCTTGATAATTACACAGATATCAAAACGTTAATTGGCATTGTATTTGATGACAATACAGTTTGGGGTCAGTTAACCATCATTGAATTGAAAATTTTAATCTACCTTGCTTTAGGTCAGTTAGAAGATGCTGTCGATTTGGTTGATGCCTACTTGCAATACAATGACAACACAGTACAACGTGGATTATTTTACCAAGCAGTTAGCGCAGTTTTAGAAGTCACCTTAGATGAAGATTTAGCACTCGAACATTTCATGACTAATTTTAGCCGGATGTTTGGCGAAGAAGTGATTAACGCAGCTGTAGGCTCTGTATCAGGTAATGTTAGGTTTTATGGTTTGACTAAAACCAGTACTAAACTTGAGGGTATTGAACCGCATTTACGCTTGATTGAAAGTTATAAAAAGCTTCATCATGCTCGCGCAAAAGCAGTTGTATAA
- the pabB gene encoding aminodeoxychorismate synthase component I — MNYRSDNTLTVTPLDWSLSPHDLFALISDEPWAMLLDSANASHQDAQFDIMVCKPVATLVGHGINPQFESNHLPPELTRTIKQYLTQHTHIAFDALKFCQQQLYPQQHACSLPFSAGALGAFGYDLGRSIEKLAESAMNDIHLNEINIGFYDESFVFDYSKKCWFHCFLGSKDAHQNTFNHIQTKLKIAGITKPKTKFTLLTDWHNQTTKEDYVSKFNQVQQYLLSGDCYQINLTQRFEAQYTGDEWQAYCALSAHNQAPFSAFIRLPEHCILSISPERFIQLDDRLIQTKPIKGTLPRLSNEIDDKQQALKLQSSEKDRAENVMIVDLLRNDIGKVAAAGSVNVPTLFAIESFPAVHHLVSTVTAILADSYCATDLLKAAFPGGSITGAPKVRAMQIIEQLEPSRRNMYCGSIGYISQDGKMDTSITIRTLVTENNKIFCWAGGGVVADSNAEAEYQESFDKVSKILPILAQL, encoded by the coding sequence ATGAACTATCGCAGTGACAACACACTGACAGTTACCCCATTAGATTGGTCATTATCACCACATGATTTATTTGCTCTAATTTCAGATGAACCTTGGGCAATGTTACTTGACTCGGCCAATGCTTCTCATCAAGATGCACAATTTGACATCATGGTTTGCAAGCCTGTTGCCACGTTAGTTGGTCATGGCATTAATCCACAATTCGAGTCGAATCATCTCCCGCCAGAACTAACTCGCACCATCAAACAGTATCTAACTCAGCACACCCACATTGCCTTTGATGCGCTCAAATTTTGCCAGCAACAACTTTATCCTCAACAACATGCTTGTTCATTGCCATTTAGTGCCGGAGCTCTTGGTGCATTTGGGTATGACTTAGGCCGCAGTATAGAAAAATTGGCTGAATCTGCGATGAATGATATTCATCTCAATGAAATAAACATTGGCTTTTACGATGAGTCTTTTGTTTTTGATTACAGTAAAAAGTGCTGGTTTCATTGCTTTTTAGGCAGTAAAGATGCACATCAGAATACATTCAATCATATTCAAACAAAATTAAAAATTGCTGGAATTACTAAACCAAAAACTAAATTTACGCTACTAACAGATTGGCATAATCAAACGACTAAGGAAGACTATGTATCCAAGTTTAATCAAGTTCAGCAATATTTGTTGAGTGGTGACTGTTATCAAATCAATTTAACCCAGCGTTTTGAAGCCCAGTATACAGGTGATGAATGGCAAGCATATTGTGCTTTGTCAGCTCATAATCAAGCGCCCTTTTCCGCATTTATTCGCTTGCCTGAGCATTGCATATTATCTATATCGCCCGAGCGATTTATTCAGTTAGATGATCGGCTTATACAAACCAAACCCATAAAAGGCACACTGCCTCGGCTAAGCAATGAAATCGACGACAAGCAACAAGCGTTGAAATTACAGTCATCAGAAAAAGATCGCGCTGAGAATGTGATGATTGTCGATCTATTAAGAAACGACATAGGTAAAGTCGCAGCTGCGGGTAGCGTTAACGTGCCAACACTATTTGCCATAGAAAGCTTTCCAGCTGTGCATCATTTAGTCAGTACTGTGACTGCGATATTAGCGGATAGCTATTGTGCCACCGATTTACTTAAAGCTGCTTTTCCTGGTGGATCGATTACTGGTGCGCCTAAAGTACGTGCAATGCAAATTATTGAGCAGCTTGAACCGTCAAGGCGTAACATGTATTGCGGGAGTATTGGTTATATCAGTCAAGATGGAAAAATGGATACCAGCATTACAATTCGCACCCTGGTCACTGAAAATAATAAAATATTTTGCTGGGCTGGTGGCGGTGTTGTGGCTGATTCAAATGCTGAAGCTGAATATCAAGAAAGCTTTGATAAAGTGAGTAAGATCTTGCCGATACTGGCACAGTTATAA
- a CDS encoding fumarate hydratase has translation MSMNIETSSTPVVIKQADFIESIADSLQYISYYHPKDFVDAMYKAYQREESAAAKDAIAQILINSRMSAEGKRPLCQDTGIVTTFVKIGMNVSWDKTDMTVQQMVDEGVRRAYINPDNPLRASIVADPAGARKNTRDNTPSVVHIDMVAGNQVEVMIAAKGGGSENKSKMAMLNPSDDIAAWVEKTLPTMGAGWCPPGMLGIGIGGTAEKAAVMAKESLMDPVDIHDLIEKGAQTAEEILRLDIFERANNLGIGAQGLGGLTTVLDIKIKSAPTHAASKPVVMIPNCAATRHVHFHLDGKGPAQLTPPSLADWPEITREAGENTHRVNLDTVTQAEIETWKSGDTLLLNGKMLTGRDAAHKRIQTLLDSGEGLPEGVDFTGKFIYYVGPVDPVGDEVVGPAGPTTATRMDKFTDMMLEKTGLMGMIGKSERGPQTVESIKKHKAVYLMAVGGAAYLVSKAIKKSRVVAFEDLGMEAIYEFEVQDMPVTVAVDSNGVNAHETGPAIWKINIAKNKV, from the coding sequence ATGTCTATGAACATCGAGACTTCCTCTACACCTGTTGTAATCAAACAGGCCGATTTTATTGAAAGTATTGCTGATTCTCTACAATATATTTCGTATTACCACCCAAAAGATTTCGTTGATGCTATGTATAAAGCCTATCAACGTGAAGAAAGTGCAGCGGCCAAAGATGCTATTGCACAAATCTTAATTAACTCACGTATGTCTGCTGAAGGTAAACGTCCTTTATGTCAAGACACGGGTATTGTTACCACGTTTGTTAAAATTGGTATGAATGTCAGTTGGGATAAAACCGATATGACAGTACAGCAAATGGTTGATGAAGGTGTTCGCCGTGCTTACATCAATCCAGACAACCCATTACGGGCGTCAATTGTTGCCGATCCTGCTGGGGCGCGCAAAAACACTCGTGACAATACGCCATCTGTTGTACACATTGATATGGTTGCGGGTAATCAAGTTGAAGTGATGATTGCTGCCAAAGGTGGCGGGTCTGAAAACAAATCTAAAATGGCGATGTTAAATCCTTCTGATGATATTGCGGCATGGGTTGAAAAAACCTTACCGACTATGGGGGCAGGTTGGTGCCCACCTGGCATGTTAGGCATAGGTATTGGTGGAACAGCGGAAAAAGCTGCCGTGATGGCAAAAGAGTCATTAATGGATCCGGTTGATATTCATGACTTGATTGAGAAAGGCGCACAAACTGCAGAAGAAATACTTCGTTTAGATATTTTTGAACGAGCTAATAACTTAGGCATAGGTGCACAAGGATTAGGTGGCTTAACCACAGTGTTAGACATCAAAATTAAATCGGCCCCAACTCATGCGGCATCAAAGCCGGTGGTCATGATCCCAAATTGTGCCGCCACCCGCCATGTACATTTCCATCTTGATGGCAAGGGTCCTGCACAATTAACCCCACCGTCGTTAGCCGATTGGCCTGAAATTACCCGTGAAGCAGGTGAAAACACACACCGTGTTAATTTAGATACCGTTACCCAAGCTGAAATTGAAACCTGGAAAAGCGGTGATACCTTGTTACTAAATGGCAAAATGCTGACGGGTCGTGATGCTGCGCACAAGCGCATTCAAACACTACTTGATTCAGGAGAAGGTTTGCCTGAGGGTGTTGATTTTACAGGTAAGTTTATTTACTACGTTGGCCCGGTTGATCCGGTTGGCGATGAAGTTGTTGGTCCTGCAGGCCCAACAACAGCAACCCGTATGGATAAGTTTACTGACATGATGTTAGAAAAAACGGGTTTAATGGGCATGATTGGCAAATCAGAACGTGGACCACAAACCGTTGAATCTATCAAAAAGCACAAAGCAGTTTATCTAATGGCAGTTGGCGGTGCAGCGTATCTTGTTTCAAAAGCCATTAAAAAATCGCGTGTTGTGGCTTTTGAAGATTTAGGCATGGAAGCCATTTACGAGTTTGAAGTACAAGATATGCCTGTAACAGTGGCGGTTGATTCAAATGGTGTTAATGCCCATGAAACGGGGCCAGCTATTTGGAAAATTAATATTGCCAAGAATAAAGTTTAG
- a CDS encoding alpha/beta hydrolase family protein: MKTSSVLFALVAAGMASSVYSAEPFNVQHLVNMNKLHSTAVSSDGNTLVYGVKVIDDKGEASSDLYTLDLTNKNATPRQLTSASGTEHDVSFSADNKSIYFLAARNGSSQLYQLALNGGEAVQVSDLPLDVNGYKLSQDGKQVVMTMRVFPECNDLACSKEKFQAEKDRKTTGREYKQLMVRHWDTWEDHARNHLFVANLNGQKITNAVNVTAGRDTETPPKPFSGMEEVTFTPDGKHIVYSAKAPSNDQSWTTNYDLWQVPVSGGETINLTEDNKAWDAQPTYSADGRYLAYLAMTKPGFEADRYRIMLRDNVTGQEKEVAPLWDRSPHSLTFSADGRTLYVGAQDVGQVSIFEVNTQFGDVRPIYNNGSNSLVAVTPNKIIFKNASLVEPGDLYSVTLEGENLTRLTEVNKDKLAKIKFGDFEQFKFKGWNDETVHGYWIKPANFKEGEKYPIAYLVHGGPQGSFGNSFSGRWNAQLWAGAGYGVVMVDFHGSTGYGQAFTDSISKDWGGKPLEDLKKGMAAVTEQQPWLDANNACALGGSYGGYMMNWIQGHWNDGFKCLINHAGLFDMRSMYYVTEELWFPEYEFGGTYNDNKDLYEKFNPVNYVENWQTPMLVIHGEKDFRVPYGQGLAAFSFMQRKGIPSELLMFPDENHWILNQDNLQQWYKNVFGWMDRWTAK; encoded by the coding sequence ATGAAAACGTCTTCTGTATTATTTGCATTGGTTGCCGCAGGAATGGCATCTTCAGTGTATAGTGCTGAACCCTTTAACGTTCAGCATTTAGTCAATATGAATAAGCTGCATTCCACCGCAGTTTCCAGCGATGGCAATACCTTGGTTTATGGTGTCAAAGTGATTGACGACAAAGGTGAGGCTAGCTCTGATCTATATACCTTAGATTTAACCAATAAAAATGCCACTCCACGTCAATTAACTTCAGCTTCTGGTACTGAACATGATGTCAGTTTTAGTGCCGATAATAAAAGTATTTACTTTTTAGCTGCCCGTAATGGTAGTAGCCAATTATATCAACTTGCTCTAAATGGCGGTGAAGCGGTTCAAGTCAGTGATTTACCGCTCGATGTGAATGGCTACAAACTATCGCAAGACGGCAAGCAAGTGGTTATGACCATGCGCGTATTTCCTGAGTGTAATGATCTCGCTTGTTCAAAAGAAAAATTCCAAGCGGAAAAAGATCGTAAAACTACTGGCCGCGAATACAAGCAATTAATGGTACGTCATTGGGATACATGGGAAGATCATGCTCGAAATCATCTGTTTGTGGCGAACCTCAATGGGCAAAAGATTACCAATGCAGTTAATGTCACTGCAGGGCGTGATACAGAAACGCCACCAAAGCCATTTTCGGGTATGGAAGAAGTGACTTTTACCCCTGATGGTAAGCACATTGTTTATAGTGCCAAAGCGCCTAGCAATGATCAGTCTTGGACAACCAACTATGATTTATGGCAAGTTCCTGTCAGCGGCGGTGAAACCATCAATCTTACTGAAGACAACAAAGCATGGGATGCACAGCCAACATATTCAGCTGACGGCCGTTATTTAGCCTATCTTGCTATGACGAAACCTGGCTTTGAAGCAGACAGATACCGCATTATGCTTCGCGACAATGTCACAGGCCAAGAAAAAGAAGTCGCACCACTGTGGGATAGAAGTCCACACTCGTTAACCTTCAGCGCAGATGGCAGAACCTTATATGTTGGCGCTCAAGATGTTGGTCAAGTGTCAATCTTTGAAGTCAATACTCAGTTTGGCGATGTTCGTCCAATCTACAACAATGGTAGCAATAGCTTAGTTGCGGTAACCCCTAACAAGATTATCTTCAAAAACGCTTCATTAGTTGAGCCAGGGGATTTGTATTCAGTTACCTTAGAAGGTGAAAACTTAACCCGTTTGACTGAAGTAAATAAAGATAAACTGGCAAAGATCAAATTTGGCGATTTTGAGCAGTTTAAGTTTAAGGGGTGGAATGATGAAACTGTTCACGGCTATTGGATCAAGCCTGCAAATTTCAAAGAAGGTGAAAAATATCCCATTGCCTACCTAGTACATGGTGGTCCTCAAGGTTCATTTGGCAACTCGTTTAGTGGTCGCTGGAATGCGCAATTGTGGGCTGGGGCCGGTTATGGCGTTGTTATGGTCGATTTTCATGGTTCAACCGGTTATGGCCAAGCATTTACCGATTCAATCAGCAAAGATTGGGGTGGTAAGCCGCTAGAAGATTTAAAAAAAGGCATGGCGGCAGTGACTGAGCAACAACCATGGTTAGACGCAAACAATGCGTGTGCATTAGGTGGCTCTTACGGTGGTTACATGATGAACTGGATCCAAGGTCATTGGAATGATGGCTTTAAGTGTTTGATTAACCATGCTGGTTTGTTTGATATGCGTTCTATGTATTACGTCACAGAAGAGTTATGGTTCCCTGAATATGAATTCGGTGGTACATATAATGACAACAAAGACTTATACGAGAAGTTTAACCCTGTTAATTACGTTGAAAATTGGCAGACTCCGATGTTAGTTATTCATGGAGAAAAAGATTTCCGCGTACCTTATGGGCAAGGTCTTGCAGCGTTTAGCTTTATGCAGCGTAAAGGTATCCCGTCAGAGTTATTAATGTTCCCTGATGAAAATCATTGGATTTTGAATCAAGATAACTTGCAACAGTGGTATAAGAATGTATTTGGTTGGATGGATCGCTGGACAGCAAAATAA
- a CDS encoding YchE family NAAT transporter: MLYIKFFLGLIAIINPVGLLPVFVGLTSHQTEIERAHTNKVANFAVVVILLVTIIAGQHILNMFSISLSAFRIAGGSLICIIAMSMLQGKISEVKRNQEEDRESSAMESVAVVPLALPLMAGPGAISSVIVFAAEHNTLIDFVSMFATVIIFGLLSWALFNMAPVIFKLLGKTGINVITRLMGLLMLSLGIEIIAAGIKGLFPNLLG; the protein is encoded by the coding sequence ATGCTCTATATCAAGTTCTTTTTAGGACTGATTGCCATTATCAACCCTGTTGGGTTGTTGCCGGTGTTTGTGGGGTTGACCAGTCATCAAACCGAAATAGAAAGGGCACATACTAACAAAGTAGCAAACTTTGCCGTTGTGGTTATTTTGTTAGTCACTATTATTGCTGGTCAGCATATTCTGAATATGTTCAGTATTTCATTATCTGCTTTTAGAATTGCTGGTGGCAGTTTGATATGTATTATTGCCATGTCGATGCTGCAAGGTAAGATCAGTGAAGTTAAACGTAATCAAGAAGAAGATCGTGAATCTTCAGCAATGGAATCGGTTGCGGTTGTTCCTTTGGCTTTACCTCTAATGGCTGGGCCTGGTGCAATTAGTTCGGTAATTGTGTTTGCTGCGGAACATAACACTCTAATCGATTTTGTTTCTATGTTTGCCACTGTAATCATTTTTGGTTTATTAAGTTGGGCCTTATTCAATATGGCACCAGTCATTTTTAAGTTACTTGGAAAGACCGGAATTAACGTTATTACCCGTTTAATGGGGCTATTAATGCTATCACTAGGGATTGAGATTATTGCTGCAGGCATCAAAGGGCTGTTCCCGAATCTACTAGGATAA
- a CDS encoding DUF2391 family protein codes for MLRTFNTEDASQIFVGAFALAVPIAFSEEAWRLGATLPTINLLMLFGLSVLFLAIYSYQSVFQKNIRTRKWSFIFRLIIAYVITALVVALVLLCLDKLPLFSEPLLSFKRIIVIAMPASMGAIVVDSFDKE; via the coding sequence ATGCTGCGAACTTTTAATACCGAAGATGCCAGCCAAATATTTGTAGGGGCGTTTGCGTTAGCCGTACCAATTGCTTTTTCAGAAGAAGCATGGCGTTTGGGTGCCACGCTTCCTACTATCAATTTATTGATGTTATTCGGTTTGTCAGTACTTTTTCTCGCTATTTATAGTTACCAAAGTGTGTTTCAAAAAAATATCCGCACTCGTAAATGGAGTTTTATTTTTCGTTTGATTATTGCTTACGTTATTACTGCGTTAGTGGTGGCGTTAGTTTTACTTTGTTTAGATAAGTTACCATTATTTTCAGAACCTTTGCTGTCTTTTAAACGTATTATCGTCATCGCTATGCCGGCATCGATGGGAGCGATTGTGGTGGATAGTTTTGACAAAGAATGA
- a CDS encoding DEAD/DEAH box helicase — MSFDSLGLNLAIVQNLVAVGYQQPTPIQQQAIPLILNGKNVIAAAQTGTGKTASFVLPILNKLASGETQRKKRMRALILAPTRELASQVQQNIERYATGLNLKSMAMYGGVDSAPQKKALIEGIDIVVATPGRLLDLYTQRALHFDELEVLVLDEADRMLDMGFIEDINKILEKLPEARQNLLFSATLSNQVRVLAKTAVRNAVEITLNKQASSKPQIEQWITTVDKDRKSALLSHLINENNWSQALIFIETKQGAAKLVSQLDKRGITADCIHGGRSQAVREQLLHDFKLGNIQFLIATGVAARGIDIDDLPIVINYDLPFPADDYIHRIGRTGRAGATGLAISLVSKDDFKNLCMIESRLGHLLERKEIEGFEPKKPIPISVLNFVPKARRHKDNDKQQDKPTLSQGKPQVRGIVVR, encoded by the coding sequence ATGTCGTTTGATTCACTGGGTCTTAATCTTGCTATTGTTCAAAATCTTGTTGCTGTTGGCTATCAACAGCCAACACCTATCCAACAGCAAGCGATTCCTTTAATTTTAAATGGTAAAAATGTCATTGCTGCTGCGCAAACAGGAACAGGTAAAACCGCAAGCTTTGTGTTGCCAATATTAAACAAGCTGGCGAGTGGCGAAACTCAGCGTAAAAAGCGTATGCGGGCATTGATTTTAGCACCTACCCGTGAGCTGGCTTCTCAGGTTCAGCAAAATATTGAACGATATGCTACAGGACTAAACCTTAAATCGATGGCAATGTATGGCGGCGTTGATAGTGCGCCACAGAAAAAAGCATTAATTGAGGGGATTGATATTGTCGTGGCTACGCCGGGAAGGTTACTTGATCTTTATACCCAACGAGCGCTGCATTTTGATGAACTCGAAGTGTTAGTTTTAGATGAAGCCGATCGCATGCTTGATATGGGATTTATTGAAGACATTAATAAGATTCTAGAAAAGCTACCAGAAGCTCGTCAAAATTTGCTTTTTTCAGCAACCTTATCAAATCAAGTAAGAGTTTTAGCAAAAACTGCGGTACGTAATGCCGTTGAGATTACCTTAAACAAGCAAGCGTCTAGTAAGCCACAAATTGAACAGTGGATCACCACGGTAGACAAAGATAGAAAATCTGCTCTATTAAGCCATTTGATCAACGAAAATAATTGGTCGCAAGCGCTTATTTTTATCGAAACCAAACAAGGTGCAGCAAAGTTAGTTAGTCAATTAGACAAACGGGGTATTACTGCAGATTGTATTCATGGTGGTCGTAGCCAAGCGGTGCGCGAACAATTATTACATGACTTTAAGCTAGGTAATATACAGTTTTTAATTGCCACAGGGGTTGCTGCCCGTGGGATTGATATTGATGATTTACCCATAGTCATAAATTACGACTTACCGTTTCCTGCTGATGATTATATACACCGTATTGGACGAACTGGCCGAGCGGGCGCTACTGGCTTAGCGATTTCTTTAGTCTCTAAAGATGATTTCAAAAATTTGTGCATGATTGAAAGCCGATTAGGTCATTTGCTTGAGCGTAAAGAGATTGAAGGATTTGAGCCTAAAAAACCTATTCCAATTTCTGTGTTGAATTTTGTCCCTAAAGCCAGAAGGCATAAAGACAATGATAAGCAACAAGACAAACCTACATTAAGCCAAGGAAAACCTCAGGTGAGGGGGATCGTCGTTCGATAA